One Magnetospirillum sp. WYHS-4 DNA window includes the following coding sequences:
- a CDS encoding cob(I)yrinic acid a,c-diamide adenosyltransferase: MVKLTRIYTRGGDKGETSLGDGTRVSKRDLRVAAYGTVDEANACLGLARLSCSPEADAILGRLQNDLFDLGADLCTPGEAPGALRIVAAQVERLEREIDSLNAALAPLESFVLPGGCPAAGHLHLARTVARRAERLVCDLAGRETVNPEAVRYLNRLSDLLFVLARHENGQGAGDRLWQPGATR; this comes from the coding sequence ATGGTCAAGCTGACACGCATCTATACCCGGGGCGGCGACAAGGGAGAGACTTCCCTGGGCGACGGCACCCGCGTGTCCAAGCGGGACTTGCGCGTCGCCGCCTACGGCACGGTCGACGAGGCCAACGCCTGTCTGGGGCTGGCGCGCCTTTCCTGCTCGCCCGAGGCCGACGCCATCCTGGGACGGTTGCAGAACGACCTTTTCGACCTGGGCGCCGATCTCTGCACCCCCGGAGAGGCGCCGGGCGCCCTGCGTATCGTCGCCGCCCAGGTGGAGCGCCTGGAACGGGAAATCGACTCCCTCAACGCCGCCTTGGCGCCCCTGGAATCCTTCGTCCTGCCGGGCGGCTGCCCGGCCGCCGGCCATCTGCACCTGGCCCGCACCGTGGCCCGGCGGGCCGAACGGCTGGTCTGCGACCTGGCGGGCCGCGAGACGGTCAACCCCGAGGCCGTCCGCTACCTGAATCGCCTGTCCGACCTGCTTTTTGTGCTGGCGCGGCATGAGAACGGGCAGGGGGCCGGCGACCGGCTCTGGCAACCAGGCGCAACCCGCTGA